The proteins below come from a single candidate division WOR-3 bacterium genomic window:
- a CDS encoding HNH endonuclease, whose protein sequence is MSAEACIYCLGDSSRSRAAEHIAPASLGCAKTLPAGYVCDDCNNYFADMDKNFGLLNWNALCRVLDQVPDRRGRVRRSIGRFYSPERDYFQIQLGPAIVQPGVTQVSLSLSQPREFDERLFARAIHKITLNCLALERGRHEALHQRYNKVRKYVRCCAKGEFWPYGVRPLNSLGDFAGRFHNSKCGVVAYLALLRLEFVVLLEGWCSDAESTIEGSDWRIKRDTGQWNESSLLGLGT, encoded by the coding sequence ATGTCGGCTGAAGCCTGTATCTACTGCCTTGGCGACTCGTCGCGCTCACGCGCTGCCGAGCACATCGCGCCTGCGAGTCTGGGGTGCGCCAAGACGTTGCCTGCAGGGTACGTATGCGATGACTGCAACAACTACTTCGCAGACATGGACAAGAACTTCGGGCTTCTCAACTGGAATGCACTGTGTCGCGTGTTGGATCAAGTCCCCGACCGAAGAGGAAGGGTACGGAGAAGCATCGGAAGATTCTACTCCCCAGAGAGGGACTACTTCCAGATACAGCTTGGCCCAGCCATAGTACAGCCCGGCGTGACGCAGGTATCCCTCAGTCTCTCGCAACCAAGGGAATTCGACGAGAGGCTGTTCGCGCGAGCCATCCACAAGATCACCCTGAACTGCCTCGCCTTGGAACGTGGGCGACATGAGGCGCTCCATCAGAGATACAATAAGGTCCGGAAGTATGTCAGGTGCTGTGCGAAAGGCGAGTTCTGGCCATACGGGGTGAGGCCGCTGAATTCACTCGGCGATTTCGCTGGCAGGTTCCACAACTCGAAGTGCGGCGTCGTAGCCTACCTTGCGCTCCTGCGGCTCGAGTTTGTCGTATTGCTTGAGGGTTGGTGCAGTGACGCGGAATCCACTATCGAGGGGAGCGATTGGCGCATCAAGCGGGATACAGGACAATGGAACGAGAGTTCCCTCTTGGGCTTGGGGACCTGA